The Anas platyrhynchos isolate ZD024472 breed Pekin duck chromosome 1, IASCAAS_PekinDuck_T2T, whole genome shotgun sequence genomic sequence GACCGCCAGGCGCCTGCTCGCGCTGCGTCAGCTCGCCGAGAGCTTTATAAaaaaccccacagcccctctctGTCCGCCTGCTGCACCCATTAGGGATGCCACCCTATATCTTGGGCTCCTGGGGATGCACAGAGGGGTGATATTGGACACATGATCTTTGTGGGGAAGCCTCTTTCACACCCCTCATGAGACCATATCCAAGCAAAGGCAAACATGAGCCACCACAGGGTGACTCTGGGTGCCGGGCATGTCACCAACTACCCTGGCACGAGGTTTGCACGGCCCAAATCTCCGCATCAAAGGCATGGATGGCAAGGGAGCAGCCGTTCCCAGCCAGCAAACCCCCCGTGCCTGCAGGGCACTCACGTGGATCTGGAAGCCGTAGTTGCGCTGCACCGCGAATTCCGTCACATCCGTGCAGGAGCGGAGATCGATTTCGCCATCGAGGTCATCGGCCTGAAAGCACAGCCGCCCCCCGGGGTATAAATGCAAGCCTGGCTCCGAAAAAGCCCCAGCCACCTGCCTGCACCCTAAAGAAAGTGTGAGCCACCTCTGTAAAGCGTGAGCCACCTCTGCTCTGCGGGAGGAGGAAGATTTGGAGAGCATCAGAGCAGCCCCTCTTTTCACTCCCCACCACGACAACCCCCCCAAGGGCTTTTTAGGATGAACGATGGACCAGGATGAGGTCTCAGAGAGACACCGGCCACCCCTGGCTCCTTTCACAAGGAGGGGACGCTCTCCCTCGCGTGGGCACGAGGTGGCCAGGCCAGCGGTGGCGTCCCTCTCCCCCTCACCACGTGGACGAGACCAGGAAAGCACAGAGGGTTCGGGAACCGCTGCCAGCGCTCACCTCCTCGGCGTTGGAGTCCCTGTAATACCTCAGGCTCGAGTCGGTCAGCACGAACCAGTGCTTCTTCCACTGCCAgcgggccgggcagggggagggaggggaaaagacaGGAGGGAAACGGATAGACGGTTACCCAGGgaagcacaggaacagggagGGACGTGCTGCTCCGCGACCTCGCAGCCTCTGCCCCCTTCTCCGGTTCCCTTCCAACTCCCCCTCGCACCCCTCGGCTCCCAGCTGGGGTTTCCCACAGCGGGAGAGACCGAAacgggaggggaaggaaaaaaacactgcttgcACGGGGACCACGACCAACAGGGCTGGGGAAGAGGCGGGATGCAGGTGGGGCTTACCTCTCCTGGCTCGTCCAGGATGGACATCCATCCCTTCTTGAAATTGAGGAGATCTGgctggaggagagaggagaaagcagagggTTACTGTGTGCTGGAAGGGATGGGATCAGAGTCCCCAGAGGGGGAAGAAGGAGCGGGAAGAGCCCCGCAAGGCTTTTAGGAAACGCGTGGGGGTTTAGGACCCAGTGGCGGAGGAGGACGGGATTTAGCTCTCAGCAGCAGGCAATCATTCCTGTAAGAGGAAACAGGAgataagagtgaaaaaaaaaaataaaaaattaaaggaaaatatgcGGCAGGGAGGTTTCCACAAGGTGCCTTGGAGGTATTTACTCTGAGATAAGCCAGGGAGGCAGGGGCGAGGGGAAGGGAACGCCGGACAGGCCGGGGctggagaaggaagggaaggagcgGACACACCTCACCCCAAACCCAGGCACCCATCCGTGCCCCACAGCTACATCCTGCCCGCTTATTAAAGACACGAGCGGCTCCTCTCCTCCCGCAGAGCCTTCCCTTGCCCCACGGCTGCAGAGGATGAGGACAAGGGGAGTTTCACCCAGCTTAGTGCctgttaaaataaagttttgcccccctctgcctgctcctaACCTCACGCCAGCGGGACGGCATCCCAAGCAGTTTCTCTCCCCGCAGCAGCGCCGTGCCGGAGAGCTGACTCAGGGCAAGCGCTCTGCCCAGCTTCGCCCTCGGCCCAACAGGCTGCAGCCGCTCCTCCTCCCGACTCcagcagccccgggaggagctgCACCAGCAAATAACTCAGCCCAgagcctcttcttcttcttccaggaCAGGGAGAGGAGGCGATGAGCAGTGTGCTGGTGGCTGCGCACCGAGGGGGCCGGGCGCATCCCTTCGGCCGCTCCCCCGGACCCCGTCGTTGGTGGTTGCCGCCCTGGGAAAGCgctctgaaaattaattcctTCCCTGTATTTGTGGCTCCACCCTGCTCGCCGTTATCCCTTTCCAATCCAGTGACTTCAGCCCTGGCTCCGGACTGGGAGcggcaggagggaaggaaaggaggcgAAGCGCTCGGTGCGGCCGCCCCTCCCGGCACGCACGTGTGCGGGGCaggggaggcaggcaggagcGCTGTGGTTGCTCCTTTTTCCATTTGGGAAAGTggttttggggtcagctgtAGGGTGGGCTCCATGTCCTGGGGGCCAGGAGGCAGCTCGGCTCAGGGGTGGAAGAAAAATGGGCCAAGAGAGGGAGCAAAAGGACTCCCAAGGGGCTTCTGTGCAGGTCAGCGAGGGCTGAGATATCAATGATTTACCACGCCAGGGCATTAATTGCTGAAATAATGAGTCTGGTGTGTAACAATGggaaaacaaactgcaaaaaAGATCAGGCCAGCCCTGCCAGAGCCCCTGCCAAGGCTCGCTGCCCTATTACTGCCCCGCATGCATTACCAGGGCCAGCAAATCCCCGCCACAGGCTTCCCCCGAGCACGTGAATGTCACCGGGCAGAACGGGCCCTTTtttccctgccagcctcagctctgcagccaccCTGGCAGTGTTTTTGCCgtagcagggctggcagcacggGACAGGCCACCGGTGGCTGCAGAAAGTGTGTAAAACCATTTATATCCCCCTCTCTCCACGACCAAATCCAGCTTCGTCCGCTGGAGCAGAGAGCTCGGGAGAtgagcagagagcagagcagggctcgGACTGAATCCTACACAGCACCGAGtggctggggacacgggggacaTTCAGAGGGACTGGGTTACAGCCCGGCAGGTTGCAGAGCCAGCCGAGGAGGGGATAGCAGGGTTGTGCTAACAGCCGGCAAGCATCTGAAGAATGTAAACACCCAAgaagggaaggggctggggtgggagcgGAGGAATCGCCGCCGGGTGGTACAAGGGAGCCGGAGCCCGGGGGGAGAAAcggaggagaagagaaggcaaCGGAGCGAGGGAGATGAagctgaaggaggagaaggacagGAGGACCTCTCCTCGGCGTGGTGGAGCCCTGGAGGGCAGAAACCCCCGAGCTGACGGGGAGGGGGTGGCCGGTCAGGTGCGCTGCCTCCACCGCCAGCCCCGCGCCTCCTGCTCCTTTTGGGACCGCAGGCCCCGGAGCAACACTTCCCTGACCACGGCGGCTGGAAggagggacctctggaggtcacctctGAGTGACCAGTGTCCTCTGGAGGTGCACCCCCAGGTCACCCAGTGCTCCTTCCTCTCGCCTCCTCCTCGCcacggggctggcagcgggggctTCTCGGCCTCCCCGCCAGCGCGCTTCctccgaaaaaaaaaaagaaaaagggaactCGCTCCGCCAGGAAAGGGCCGCAGGCCAGAAGACAAAGCTAAACCGCTCCGGCTCTGCTCAACAAAACCCCTCTGGGGCCGGAGGGGTTCGCAGCCCAGCCTGCCAcccgtgggtgtcccccccgGTGtcgctccccgtccccttgcCACTGGCGTGGCGAGCGTCAGCCGCTCGCGCGCCCACCGGGGTGCCCTCCGCCTGTCCCCACGCGTGGGGGGCTGCCCCTAAAGCTGCTCCATCGCCAGCCAGGAGGGGACGGAGGGCAAGCCAAGAGGGGTGACGGGGTGAAGACGGTGGTGGCGAGGCCTGAGCCGAAGCGGGGGGACCCCCGGTGCCGGACTCACCGTCATGGCTGGGGCGCGGCGGGCGCGGGCGCTGGCAGCCAGGGTGGCGGGGTGGCTTCAGAGGCCGGGTGGTTCCCGTAGCCCCACCATGCCTGCctgagctttttttcctctttttttttttatgaaaaaaaaaaaaaaagtttttcctccCACCCGAAACTTCCTGGGAGGACCCAGCCGGGCCAATGGGAGCCGCCCCGCAGCGCGCAGCCAATGGAGCCGGCGGGGCGGGTGAGGCCAGTGGGGCCCCCACGGAAGGACAAGCTGTGGGGCTCTTGGGGTGACACCGGGACCCCCGCTTCACAGCACCCTTTGTGCCCCAAAAGGCCCCGCTGCCAGCAGGAGATAGGGGAAGGAAGGCAGCTCGGCGAGGGGGTCAGGCCCAGGCACGCCGCTCGCCCCCCCTCCAGCCTCGCCAAGCggctccgtgcctcagttttcCCATCTGGGGAATGGGCACAGGGTTGGGGTGTGACCCCCGCCGTCCCACGGGGTGTGACAGCGAGCCCCGTGCCCTGGAGGTGACAGGGAAGGTGCCCACTTGGTgtgtgctgagcccccccaaccccagtCCCAGGCTTTGCCCCCTACCTTGTTGCGTCTCTCACCGGCATTGGGGGCTTGGTGCTGGCTTCCCGAGGAGCTTTGTGCTGGGAAGGCGCCTCCAcccagctggggctgcggggagagaaGGCGAGAGGTAAAAGCAAGGGGGTTTCATCACCTCCTCGCTTCCCCAGACCCCGCTGTCGCCCTCCCAGCGCggggcaggaggaagcaccCCAGTGCCAGGAGGGCGGCGCCGCTCCTCACACCCTGGGGAAAAGGGGATGCTGGAGGGGCAGGAAGGCTGCGTGTggacgtgtgtgtgtgtgtgtgcagctcAATTCTGCCCTGGCCAGGGAGAAAAGCTGCAAATGAGGTCAGCTCCCTGCTCCGTGCAGGCAAAGATGCTCGCTGGTTTTACCCCTGGCAGCAGGGTCACCCCCCCAGCTCCGGCTCCTGGCTGTGTTTTCACTCCCCTGCCGTACTCACGTGGTAAATAGGAAGCTTCTTGCTCCCCCAGTCGCTTTCCAAAGGCTTTTCGGGGTTGTTTGAGTCCTGGGTGCGCTCAGGCACCTTCCAgtcatcttccagctgctgcactgGACTCTCGGGCCTTCTCCAGCTGTCATCCGGCCGCGGCCACACATCTAGACATCTCCCGGGGCTTCTCCAGTCCTTTTCCAGCTGGTGCATCAAATCCACGTGGCACAGGGGCTTCTCCTGGAGCTTCGAGTCCTTCTCTGGCTTCAGAGCTTGCTGGCCATCTCCACGGCCCTTCCAGTCCTGCTCCAGCGGGCGCGTCGGGCTCGTGGGGCGCAGCGGCTTCCCTCGGCCTCTCCACTCACCGTCCGTGCCCTTCCCGGGGAGGGGAGGCTGCAGTTTTTCCCGCAGGCTCTGCCAGCCACATTCGGGCTGTTTCCCGGAGCCCCTGGCGTGCAGAGGTTCCCCTGGGTTCCCCCATCTCCTCTCTGCCCCCCGTGCTGGGCCAGCTGGGGAGATCTCCTTTTGGCTTTTCCACGCGCTCTCCGTCCGTCCCAGGGGACTCGTGCACCGTGGGGGCCCTGCCCGGCCCAGCCTGACGCTATCCGAGCCCTTCCCAAAACTTGGGGGGCGCAGGGAATCCCCCAGGCTCTTCCTCTCCGCTGTTTTCCCCACGCTGCCAGCCTGCCAGGCAGCTCGGCCCCTCTCCGTTTGGCTCCTCCAGTCTTTCTCCGAGCGCTGGGGAGGGCTCGCGgccctccctgccctctgctccgACCTAAaattggggctgggggagcgcgggctgctgctgcccctctccAGCTGCCGAGTGGGGCTCGAGGAGTCCCTTGGCTTCCTCCAGTCCCTCTCCGCCCGTGGGGATGGGCACACGGAGCGCAAGGGGGTCCTGGTCCTCTCCGGGAGCCGAGCCGGGCTGGGGGAGCGCCGGAGCTCTTTGGGGTCTCTGCTGCGCTGCTCGGGGTGCCAGGAGAGCCGCTGGCCCTAGGGGACAGAGAGCAAAGAGTCCTCTTGGGATGGAAAATACACTCGGGAGGGACAGTGGGGAGGGAGATAAGGTGGGATGAGGGTTGGTTGGGTCATAACAAGAGGCACTGCAGCCATCGCACCCCCATGCGCAGAGGCAGCCTGCAGCAAGGAGAAACCTCtcaaataggggaaaaaaaagtggcagGAACAAGCAGCCAGGActcacctccctgggcaggctggggctggacTGCCTGCGACCTAGGCGGCCTTTGCTGGGTGGCAGCGGGGTCTTCCCATCCAGCCTCTCCACGCGGCCCTCCTCCAGCGCCTGGAAAGCCTCCAGCGTCTCCGATTTCCTGCGGGCACGAGGAGCCGGGCTCCAGCCCCGCACATCCCCAGCTGGGGACGCCCCGATCGCTTTTGGGGACACCCCAGAAGCCTCCCCACTCCTTTCTCACCTGCGCTCGCAGCCGAATATCCTCTCCACCTCCACCCGGCCGGGGCTGAGGGTGCGGGAGCCGCAGCGCTCGGCGGCGTCCCCGCGGCCGAGGCGCTTGGGTTTGGGCAGGTCCGCCAGCACCGTGTACTCCTGCCGCTCCAACCCGCGCCTCCCCTCCGTGCCCGCGCCGCCGGGGTGCCCGTGGGGCTCCCCGGGACGGGAGGAGGACGCCAGGAGCCTGCCGGGGGTCAGAGAGGAGCCACGGCCGCGAGGTGATGGCGAAGGAGCCCGGGGAAGGTCGGGTTTGGGGTGATCCAGGGAGAAACGGCAGCTCCCCGTGCGGGGTTTTGCCCGGCTCTCCTCGGGCTTCTGGCTGGCGGGACCTCGGGCTGGGATGGGGAGAAGGGGGTTAACACCAAGAGGTGCCGGCTCACAGGCTCCAGGCCTTAAACATTTAGGATTCCTGGATCAAAAACCTCCTAGGAGCAGGCTCTGCCATATCTAGAGACCCGCCGGCAACTTCAGGCACCCCCAAGCAGGGAGCAAGCCAGAAGCAGGGTGTAGGACAGGGGCAAACGGAGCATACCTGCTTTCAGCGGGCAGATTTCTTTCCTACAGCTCGGGGCCTCTGTCCTCACCCAGGATCCAGAGGGAAGGGGCTGAGCCCACCTGGGTCTGTCTGCCTGTGGCGCCCGCGCCTCGTCCTTGCGGCTCCCGTGGCTCATGGCGTCCCGTTTGCCCGATCCCAAGGAGCTGTCCCACAGCCTGGTCATTTCCCAGTCCTGGGAGACAAGACAGGGCAGGTCTCTGCAGTGGGGGCAGCAAGCTTGCGGGCTGGAAGGAGGCAAAGAGGGGTTACagcccagagctgctggtgAAACGGGACCGGGAGAGGAGCAGAAGGTGGGCTCAGCCCCAAATcggctggcagggcagggagtgAGGCAGGAAAACCCACACAGGGGAACCCAGCAGTGAATTTGGGGACAGAGCCTGCTTTGCGGGATGAAGGAGCTCCTGAACGTGCCCGGCAGAGGTGGTGACAAGGTGacgaggggctggggacaccggCACACCCCACACCACGACGCCTGTCTCACCTTGGCGAGCGCAGAGCCGCCTTCGGCACAGCTTTGGGGTTCGGTGCCGGTTTCTCCATGCTCGCCCTCGGCTCCGGGGCTGAGCGGGGGccgtgccctgccctgctgccagctgtggaGCGGGGAGAGAGGACAGCCGGCGGTCAGCAGAGCTCGGGGACGGCCACCAGCACCTGGGGCAGCCCAGAGGAACCCGTGCGGAGGGGATCGCTCAGCCCTATTGTCGCGCCCGAcgtccccctgctcctgtggctTGGCTCCCCTCTCCCCGCAGTGCTCCGAGGGGCTTTATTCGAGCGGggtggctgctggtggcacTCACCGTGCCGCCCCGTCGGCTCGGCCCACGCAGACGTACACCTCGCAGCGGGGTGCTACGATGCGGACGGCGTCCCAGGGCCCCCCCGGCTCTGCCTCGGGGCCGCCGCTGCGCCCTGCCACCTCCACGGCATGCTCCTGcggggaagaggaggatgcagtGGTGCCGGCGCCGTGATgaagatgaggaggaagaaaaacacagctcCTACGAGAAACACCTtgcttcttccacctcctccgccaGCAGGCTGGTTTTGGAGGCTCGCACGTGGATGCGGGCTCAGGGTACCCCCCCCTCGCCACCCAGACAGCCCCAGGAGAGGACACCGCGCCCCGAAAGAGGAGGATTTCCCCCAGGAAAGGTTGCAAAACCCCAGCCCCTGCACCTCGGCGTCTCCCCctctggttacctgcagggccgaGGGTGCCCGCGCCGCCCTCCCTCCAGCATCTCGCCCGCGCCGGGATTCGCTCAGAGGCGGCTCTGAGCAGGCAGAGGGCTGCAGTAACCTTAGAGGGCCCACGAGCAGGGGTAGAGGGCACGAAAGGGAGCGGGAGGCTCATTACTATTTCATGATCCCAGGCCGGTCGCTCCGGGAGGGCAGCGAACAACACGAAACCCTCCGCGAACATGAAACCAGCCGACGTCTGCTCGGGTGCAGCTTGCCGCAGCCAGGCGGCTCGTGCGGAAGGACCGGCTTAGGACTGAGGCATCCGGAGCCCCAAATCCCATGAGATTTACCCCTTTCCACCTAAATTCTGGGAACAGCTCTGCCGGGAGCGTATTTTAGGTGGGGTGGGCTGCGGATGCCAAGCAGAAGCTCACCTGGTCAGCGTGCCGGTGAGCCCCTGCGGCGCGCAAACAGTGCTGGCACAGGCTCCCGGCGAATATGTTGGCCTCGAAACCGGCACAGGGCACGTCATCCAGCGACCGCCGCATCACCCATAGCGGGGACGAGGACGCCGTTGCTGCCAGGCtgtgggggaagaggaggaagggatggTAGAGCGCTCAGCTCCCCCCGTCAAGGCTCTCAGGCTCCTGTGGAAGCGCAAACGTTACCCGCAGGCTGCAGTTTGCTGCTGTCGGCTGGCAAGGCTGGAGCCCAAGGGCAGCCAGCTGCGAGGCCATCAGCACGAGCCGCGTAATTGCACATAATAAAAGGGTGTGCTCCAGCCGAGGCCTTTTTTAGCAGGGGGCACCGCTCTGCGCCCTCAAACGGCTGCTGACACAGCCGGTTTGGGAGTCCCCGAGGACACAAGGCTCAGGTCCTActcttttctttgcagaaagttGTCTTTTCCTTGACCAGACGCGAGCCTAGGCACTCGCCTGcgagggaagcagcaggaaccAGCCCAGCATCGCCACCCACCCCTGCCCAGGTGTCACTGCCTGGTGGGCAAAGCATCGCTCCCACACCCCATGGGGCGCTTGGGGCCTGCTGCCGGGGTCACGCTGCGCCCCCAGGGCCTCTGACACGCGTGCATGCAGCCAGGCAGCCGCACACGCCGCTCCCAGTTGCTCCCAGTAGCTCCCAgttgctcccagtgcccccagtaccTCGACTCCCCCACGGCTCCCAGCGCCTCGCTGCCCGCCGAGCTCCCCTGTGAATGAAGCCGGCCGTGGGAACTGCGGGCagcgaggccacgccccctcccctctcaTTGGCCGCCGCTCGACAGCTATTTGAATACCGCCCCCTGATTGGCTGGCTGGTGGCGCGCCGGCGCCACGTGTACGGGCACCCACGtggcggcggcagcgggcgggCGATCgacccgggccgggccgggctcggTAGCCCCGGGGCTACGGCTCGCCCCCGGGCCTCGGTCCctggcccccccccgccgctccCCTGCCTGGGCCTCGCTTGGCCTGCCCTCAGTTGCTCCTGCTGCAGTTACTTCTGTGCccagtagtaaaaaaaaatcaagttttattcaaaaaaataaataaatctcaattTTGCTCCATTAATTCCCCCAAATTCTCGCCTCTTTCCCCAAAACTTTTCTCCCTGGTTCCTTTCTAGAGGCACCTGATACAGCCTGGAGCTTGATATGCTGCTGAGGAGCAAGCACAGAGCAACAATTAACACACTGCAGCTCCATCTGTGCGCTGAGCTCCAGCTCTTCCGCCCCCCTCTGCCCTTTTTGCCTCCCCACCTGCTTTTGATCCTCTCTAATCCCCGTTATATTTTTGTGTGGAACTCACAGGCTGGTCTGAACCGTGATGTGTCTGGCAAATGCTTAACTCACCAGCTCGTGAGGTATCCCGCATCCCTCCCCCAAGGCAGCCCAGTCCCACCCCATAACAGAGACACGGGGCCGGGGAGGAGCCAGGAATTCACGTTACAAAATCAAGCTTGGATCGATCAGCTGGAGAAATCAATACCGCAGCCAACAACACTGGTGGGTAACTCCGTGTAGGATTGCATGgctctatttttttcatatactttGTGAAAACAGCTTCCAGGAGGACCTGGAAACTTCCAGAGCGTGAAGAAGCTGTTGGAAATTTCAGCTGACGCTTGAGAAAGGCTCGGAAGTTATCAGGGTCGGGGAAACCAGCAAACTAAAAAGGCGACTCTCCCAAATCACCTGGCAGTAAAACAACATTTCAACATACACCGAGGTCCCCAGAAGAAGGACAACTGCCCTGAGGTACAGGgcagcctctgctgctcccatcccagagaggggcACACATACGCAGCAAGGGCATTAAAGGATTTCATGCCCCTCTGAGCTATCGGGATTGGGATCGGCGCAGTCAGCAGGCAAGGGAATGAGCCTGCTCTGGCATGTTCTGTGTTACCACAGAACGCCTCCAGCAAGAGGAATCATCTACCCCCTTCTCAGCTGGTACTGGCATGAGCACAGCTGCTGTTAGACTTCAAGTCATGTTTTTAGCAAGATTATTTCATAAAGATTTACGCAGGAAGTTAATAAATTTCACGTGGGACAGCTAcccctaaaataaataaaaatacaagtatCCCCGAATTCCAGTGTGGCACTGGAGAAGAAACACACGAGACAAGAAAATTCCACGTCTTCATGGAAGAAGGATTTACTGTACAGCAGAAACACCGAGGCACTGGTGCTTGAGTGGGAAAACTCCCAGTTTTCTGAGTGGGAAAACCTCCCAGTTTCACAAGCTGCCCTGGTGGTGTGCCTGCTGCGCTCAGTGCTAGATCCCCTCCTTTGATAAAAACCAAGCATCAGCTCTGGAAGGGGAGGCTCGAGGACAGAAGGGTTCTGCCAAACAGAGAATCTGACCTCCAACACAAGTTTTTAGAGACTTCAGGGCAGATATTTAGTTGGAGATGCCGCAGGAATAAACAGGAAGAGCATCTAGCGCCCCAGACCAGCACTCAGGTGAGAGAAGGGCTGCACTGGGCTCACTGCTGGTCCGAGCTGAGCAACCAAGGTCCTTCCCCATGGTGAAGAAGCCAAAAAGAGCAGCAGGTCAGATGCAGAaaactgtcccagctgctgctctgagcaccaGGTTCTCCGTTAATCCTGGTCGCGGCCCATTTTGCCCGTCAGCCTCCGTCGCTGACTCTTGGTGGTTCGCCTCATGGCGGGTTTCTGGATTTTCTGGTGTGGGCCCTGCCCGCGCTGGGGTcgctttccttttgtttttttcttgctgtgcaTGTGCAGCGTGGCGGTAAGAGCAGAGATCCTGGGCagggcaagaaaagaaaaatatctgggGACCAAAGTCTGCAGGAGCAAGGCAACACCACGATAATAGCAGGACAACCCTGCGGGCCAACTGCATGCCCCAGGGGAACTCCACTGTGCCAGGCATCGTCCtgagagggcagaaaacttgCAATCTGCAAGTACAGTAGCAACTAAAACGAGCTTTTTGAGCAGAGGGCAGCCCAGCCATCAGAGGGTTAAGTCATTCTCCGCAACCCCAAAGCAGCTGTAAAGCCTGGATACTCAAAAATGTGGAGAATGCCAAAGCTTTAAGCTTTAGGGTCATTTGACCTTCATCCTAGGTACAAATTCTGTTCCCTGCAACACACCCTTCCCTGCGTTATCTGACAAGGAGGAGGACAAGACAAACAGTTCAGGGCAAAGCCCACCCTGCAACgcatcctcctcctgctgctgtcatCAGAGATGAATGCGATAGGAAGTGTCCCAGGCGGGCTTGTGCTCTGCCAGTGCCCTCTGCTGGCTCCTGCCCACCGGCACCCTAAAAGCACAGCATCCCCTCCGGCACCAAGATCCTCCTGGACCAGTTCACAGAGCCTAGCAGCAAGAAGTTGAATGAATTTATACGTACTTTTCAGACAGGAGGGGGTTTCTGGACTTCTTGGGCACTGTTATTGTAGGCTTTTTCACTActtcttctcccttctcttctcctgaaccatcattttttcccttaaaaaggaaaaaacagcaacaaaaaaaaattctattaAAACAGGCAGTCTCATTATACCAGTGTTTCTGCTGTCTTCTTGATTTCATCCAGTTTTGTGAAACATCAGGTTACAGATCAAGACTTTAAATCTTAGACAACTATAATTGTTCAAGTCTCAAGGTTTCTTATTGTGGCCCTACAAATAGGGACAACCAGTAAGGAGTCCCACATCATTCCACCCCAAGAACCAACTTCAGCATGATCTTAATGGCCACACAATTGAAGTCTAACCTATGAAGTGAAggtttcagctttttcttccttaaaatacTAAAACTTCCTTAGGtagattttcatttcagaagatgCCCTCAGAAATATAAAAGGTTAACTGCTCAATACATATAGTTGGCCAGAGATTAAACCCAGCCACAAAGATCAAAAGGGTCATGTCAACTTGTGCTACAAAGCCTTTATGAAACAAACATGAGATCTCAGATAGTATCTGTTCTGAAAATAGAAATGACCACAACCAGaatcaaatgttttctttatgtgTGGTCCAAGCATAGGATCATGGAGAGCAAAACCCATCCTCACCCTAGCAGGAATTTTTCCTGGACAGGTCACAGGAAAAACACGGAGGACAGTCCATGCAATAAAGCCTATATTCTTTCACTGCTTGTGTTGTACCTGCTTTGAAAATACTATGTTCTCCCCATCCACCTCTGTGGCAGCTTCTACTAACATAAGATTAGTTAGTAAAGGACTCCAGGGTGATTTGGAGTGATCAAGTACAACACTTCTCCACAAACACCGGACCactaaagaggaagaaatgtgaaaattatcaatttcctttttcatcCATGCTCCCAGCCAGCTTCAAGTCTTTTGGCCATTCCTACCTAGTCAGCCCCAAGAACGTTTAAGGCTGATACTATGAGAGAGGCAGCAAGTGGCTGTACCTCAGGGGTGGTCAGTCCCAGCTGGCGTGCACCTGAGAGGTCCAGGTCACTGATGGTGGTCACCGTTACGATGTGGTTTGGGTGGTCGATGTTCACTGACTCCGTCCGTGAGGTTACCAAGTGCTCCAGCTCATCATACTCTTCTGGGgagacaaacaaataaaataaaataaataaaacacaacacaatGCAAAGCACTCAGCTTTCCACAAGGTACAGACACATTCCTGAGCATCACACCGGAGGGTCAGACCCACACAGACTGCTGCCCAGCCTCTTGAGGGGATATAAGAGGAGTGAGGTGCCATCCCTGAGGGGCAGCACTACTACTCCAGCTGTGATTGCCCTGCCACAGAGGCAGATCCCCTAGCTCTCT encodes the following:
- the TRIOBP gene encoding TRIO and F-actin-binding protein isoform X2 — encoded protein: MRRSLDDVPCAGFEANIFAGSLCQHCLRAAGAHRHADQEHAVEVAGRSGGPEAEPGGPWDAVRIVAPRCEVYVCVGRADGAARWQQGRARPPLSPGAEGEHGETGTEPQSCAEGGSALAKDWEMTRLWDSSLGSGKRDAMSHGSRKDEARAPQADRPRWAQPLPSGSWVRTEAPSCRKEICPLKAARGPASQKPEESRAKPRTGSCRFSLDHPKPDLPRAPSPSPRGRGSSLTPGRLLASSSRPGEPHGHPGGAGTEGRRGLERQEYTVLADLPKPKRLGRGDAAERCGSRTLSPGRVEVERIFGCERRKSETLEAFQALEEGRVERLDGKTPLPPSKGRLGRRQSSPSLPREGQRLSWHPEQRSRDPKELRRSPSPARLPERTRTPLRSVCPSPRAERDWRKPRDSSSPTRQLERGSSSPRSPSPNFRSEQRAGRAASPPQRSEKDWRSQTERGRAAWQAGSVGKTAERKSLGDSLRPPSFGKGSDSVRLGRAGPPRCTSPLGRTESAWKSQKEISPAGPARGAERRWGNPGEPLHARGSGKQPECGWQSLREKLQPPLPGKGTDGEWRGRGKPLRPTSPTRPLEQDWKGRGDGQQALKPEKDSKLQEKPLCHVDLMHQLEKDWRSPGRCLDVWPRPDDSWRRPESPVQQLEDDWKVPERTQDSNNPEKPLESDWGSKKLPIYHPQLGGGAFPAQSSSGSQHQAPNAGERRNKPDLLNFKKGWMSILDEPGEWKKHWFVLTDSSLRYYRDSNAEEADDLDGEIDLRSCTDVTEFAVQRNYGFQIHTKDAIFTLSAMTSGIRRNWIEALRKNVRPVSAPDVTKLSDCNKENALRNCVPARGSLRAEEQQQQQQRPGSEGSTKSSPWKADGQRHAFDYVELSPLQQDPPSQGSPPRTRGSLRGSERAPKHHEDLERDLALRSEERRRWFESPDSGVPNADGLGGDSSRKAGEPDLPPSPLSEEQRARLNEEIEKKWLELERLPLKDSRRVPLTALLNQGKGNQGGDLNEALRKEVQSLRAQLESCRAKNEATKPQGDSHVPRGYISQEACERSLAEMESSHQQVMEELQRHHQRELERLRQEKERLLAEEAAATAAAIEALKKAHREEMNKELGRTRSFQQCGSSSDALQKQHQLDVDSLKRELQVLSEQYSQKCLEIGQLTEKAEEREQTLQRCQQEGKQLLRKNQELQTRLSDEIGKLRSFISSRCSGDRSQNNERSSCELEVLLRVKENELQYVKKEVQCLREELQMMQKDKRFASGKYQDVYAELNHIKVRSEREIEQLKEHLRLAMAALQEKESLGNSVSE